From Thalassococcus sp. S3, one genomic window encodes:
- a CDS encoding hotdog domain-containing protein — protein sequence MSTNVSQTFAVHGQSGAWLPDRQLAERVSHHFGTPAFVYNADYLRHNFDMLRQQLSPSIDLLYSLKANPNAAIVDCLRACGAGAEVSSRAELHTAIRVGIDPANIIFVGPAKCRDEIADCIRFGIFAIVAESAQELDEIQRQAEASGVKRAVNVMLRVNPDFKTSGSGLTMSGKPRQFGIDVEQVPGLRGKLDTLALVRVIGFHVYMGTRYLEAEPVIENTENILDMAERLARDLDIEIEAVDVGGGFGVPYFDNEEKLDLPKLARGVNAAVARFRKSNPATRVMIELGRYLSAGAGALLTSVRYVKVSRGETFAIADGGTNLHMAAVGVGGFAKRSFPIVNLSRDRSGSDGVVTLTGPLCTPSDTMARKADLGEVEEGDVIAVLCSGAYGPTASPTGFLSHGYPNEVLVDGDDLHLVRAADSVSDIISAYRLPGDLPLPGDKSEFTISTRLSASDAHYGGGIVDGAHILQLFGDAVTGLAALQDGDESLLQTWENVEFQRPARPGDFLTVRARITRRKRLRRYVEVEALRTVRAPDAATSTVIPVSPPERIATAKGLIVVPMPNRQSKPEEVSQ from the coding sequence ATGAGCACCAATGTTTCCCAAACATTCGCCGTTCACGGACAAAGCGGGGCCTGGCTTCCCGACCGGCAGCTGGCAGAACGGGTGTCGCACCACTTCGGCACGCCGGCCTTCGTCTACAACGCCGACTATCTGCGCCATAATTTCGATATGCTGCGTCAGCAACTGTCGCCTTCGATCGACCTTCTCTATTCGCTCAAGGCCAATCCGAACGCGGCAATCGTGGATTGCCTGCGCGCTTGCGGTGCCGGTGCCGAGGTCTCCTCGCGCGCTGAATTGCACACCGCCATCCGGGTTGGGATCGACCCCGCAAACATCATTTTCGTCGGTCCCGCAAAGTGCCGGGACGAAATCGCCGATTGTATCCGGTTCGGGATCTTCGCGATCGTCGCGGAATCCGCGCAAGAGCTGGACGAGATCCAGCGACAGGCCGAAGCGTCCGGCGTCAAGCGAGCCGTGAATGTCATGCTGCGCGTCAATCCGGATTTCAAAACAAGCGGATCTGGCCTGACGATGAGCGGCAAGCCACGCCAATTCGGCATAGATGTCGAACAAGTGCCGGGCCTGCGCGGAAAACTCGATACGCTCGCGCTGGTCCGGGTGATCGGCTTTCACGTCTATATGGGGACAAGGTATCTCGAAGCAGAGCCGGTTATCGAGAACACCGAGAACATTCTCGACATGGCCGAACGCCTTGCCCGCGATCTGGATATCGAGATCGAAGCGGTGGATGTCGGGGGCGGCTTCGGTGTGCCTTACTTCGACAACGAGGAGAAACTGGACCTTCCCAAACTCGCCCGAGGCGTCAACGCCGCTGTCGCGCGGTTCCGCAAGTCCAATCCCGCGACCCGCGTGATGATCGAACTTGGCCGGTACCTCTCAGCCGGGGCAGGCGCTTTGCTGACCTCCGTGCGCTACGTGAAGGTGTCGCGGGGGGAAACCTTTGCCATCGCGGATGGGGGCACGAACCTGCATATGGCGGCTGTCGGGGTCGGGGGGTTCGCCAAACGCTCCTTTCCCATCGTGAACCTCTCGCGTGATCGTTCCGGGTCGGACGGGGTTGTCACCCTGACCGGGCCCCTCTGCACGCCGAGTGACACGATGGCGCGCAAAGCCGATCTGGGCGAGGTGGAAGAAGGCGATGTCATCGCGGTGCTGTGCTCAGGGGCTTACGGCCCAACCGCGTCGCCCACAGGGTTTCTAAGCCACGGCTATCCCAACGAGGTTCTGGTTGACGGTGACGATCTGCACCTTGTGCGGGCGGCGGACAGTGTCAGCGACATCATATCGGCCTACCGGCTGCCCGGCGACCTCCCTCTGCCCGGCGATAAAAGCGAATTCACGATTTCGACGCGCCTGTCGGCGTCCGATGCCCATTATGGCGGCGGCATCGTCGATGGCGCGCATATCCTACAGCTTTTCGGGGATGCCGTCACCGGGCTGGCCGCCTTGCAGGATGGCGATGAGAGCCTGCTGCAAACCTGGGAAAACGTCGAATTCCAGCGCCCGGCCCGGCCCGGGGACTTCCTCACCGTCCGTGCGCGCATCACGCGGCGAAAACGCCTGCGCCGCTATGTCGAGGTCGAGGCGCTTCGGACCGTCCGTGCCCCGGATGCGGCGACATCCACCGTCATTCCCGTCTCTCCCCCCGAGCGTATTGCCACGGCGAAAGGGCTCATCGTTGTTCCGATGCCCAATCGCCAATCCAAACCGGAAGAGGTGTCTCAATGA
- a CDS encoding class I adenylate-forming enzyme family protein, whose translation MTLLHQLLDRAAASNPRAPVLAYGDQVLTLSQLRAGARSLARWLSDTGVSPGDRVIVQADNNPMTAVLIYAISTIGGCFIPVHPTTPVKQFDYIRENSGAVMVLSCRGGDWLAKVGETHVGVPRLGDLLHADTGNLPLSTFNLGIIPEDLACMIYTSGSTGRPKGVTCLHRQMVFSIAAIAEALDYLAGDVIFCSLPLSFDYGLYQLFLAVECGAVLRLENPDIGGLGLFRALKKSRANVLPAVPAMIEALAVMGKRKPGELPDLRLITNTGAAPSPASIKTLRGAFPRLGFQLMYGLTECKRVSIAPVDGDLLKPGTCGRPLRGTRVEVVGEDGAVLPPNSIGEFVISGPNVMAGYWKSEELTNKTYRTQHATLRRLHSGDYGWMDEDGYLYCEGRRDDIFKVRGFRVSCSEIEAACCEAPVVRHAVMVPPAPGRPSTLFICASESEFDLLGFLDERLEPYKIPDRIRLIDDMPRTANNKFDRKALVQSLQAEMHQAPTQKQEMTHA comes from the coding sequence ATGACTTTGCTTCATCAACTTCTCGACCGTGCCGCCGCGTCCAACCCGCGCGCGCCCGTCCTCGCATATGGCGATCAGGTGCTGACCTTGTCGCAGCTTCGAGCCGGTGCGCGGTCGCTTGCGCGCTGGTTGTCGGATACCGGCGTGTCCCCCGGTGACCGGGTGATCGTGCAGGCCGACAACAACCCTATGACGGCGGTGCTGATCTATGCAATCAGCACCATCGGTGGCTGCTTTATCCCGGTTCATCCCACAACCCCCGTCAAGCAGTTCGATTACATCCGGGAAAATTCCGGGGCTGTCATGGTGCTTTCCTGCCGGGGTGGGGACTGGCTGGCCAAGGTCGGCGAGACCCACGTGGGCGTTCCAAGGCTTGGCGATCTGCTGCACGCCGACACGGGCAATCTGCCTCTTTCCACCTTCAACCTTGGCATCATCCCCGAGGATCTGGCCTGCATGATCTACACGTCCGGATCCACCGGGCGCCCCAAGGGGGTGACATGTCTGCATCGCCAAATGGTGTTCTCTATCGCCGCCATCGCCGAGGCCCTAGATTACCTGGCTGGCGATGTCATCTTCTGCTCCTTGCCCTTGTCTTTCGACTACGGCCTCTACCAGCTCTTTCTCGCCGTCGAATGCGGGGCCGTGCTTCGACTGGAAAACCCGGATATCGGCGGTCTTGGCCTCTTCAGGGCGCTCAAGAAAAGCCGCGCCAACGTGCTGCCGGCCGTGCCCGCGATGATCGAGGCGCTTGCGGTGATGGGCAAACGCAAACCCGGTGAGCTTCCCGATCTGCGCCTGATCACGAACACCGGCGCCGCGCCGTCGCCCGCATCCATCAAGACCTTGCGGGGCGCCTTTCCCCGCCTCGGGTTCCAGCTCATGTACGGATTGACCGAATGCAAGCGTGTCAGCATCGCGCCCGTGGATGGCGATCTGCTCAAGCCCGGCACATGCGGCCGTCCGCTCCGCGGAACGCGGGTCGAGGTGGTGGGCGAAGACGGCGCGGTCCTGCCGCCCAACTCAATTGGCGAGTTTGTCATATCCGGCCCGAACGTGATGGCCGGATATTGGAAATCCGAGGAGCTGACGAACAAGACCTACCGGACACAGCACGCCACGCTGCGCCGCCTTCACAGCGGGGATTACGGCTGGATGGACGAGGACGGTTATCTTTATTGCGAGGGCCGGCGCGACGACATCTTCAAGGTGCGCGGCTTCCGCGTCAGCTGCTCGGAGATCGAGGCGGCCTGCTGCGAAGCGCCCGTCGTCCGTCACGCGGTGATGGTGCCGCCCGCACCCGGTCGGCCATCCACGCTTTTCATCTGCGCATCTGAATCCGAATTCGATCTGCTCGGCTTTCTCGACGAACGGCTTGAGCCCTACAAGATACCGGATCGCATTCGGCTGATCGACGACATGCCGCGCACGGCAAACAACAAGTTTGACCGAAAGGCGCTTGTTCAAAGCCTTCAGGCCGAAATGCACCAAGCCCCAACACAAAAGCAGGAGATGACCCATGCTTGA
- a CDS encoding acyl carrier protein, with protein sequence MLDAPYTQNEARDDLRKALAAVLEEAIPPLSDEMNLFREFRLDSMSMLETLMELEDMLGFNVDPEDLDIKDFETVGGYSSFLVAIKTEA encoded by the coding sequence ATGCTTGACGCACCCTACACCCAAAACGAGGCGCGCGACGATCTGCGCAAGGCGCTCGCAGCCGTTCTCGAAGAGGCGATACCGCCCCTCTCTGACGAGATGAACCTCTTTCGCGAGTTTCGTCTGGATTCGATGAGCATGCTCGAGACGCTGATGGAACTTGAAGACATGCTCGGCTTCAACGTCGACCCCGAGGATCTGGACATCAAGGATTTCGAGACCGTGGGCGGCTATTCCAGCTTTCTGGTCGCGATCAAGACGGAAGCGTGA
- a CDS encoding ectoine synthase: MIIRSLDSITDTDRDVKGALGTWRSKRLILADDNVGFSLHETTVYPGTETDLWYKHHVEAVLCVEGECELTNRDTGEVFMIGPGDMYLLDKHDRHTLRPKTRFRAICVFNPPVTGREDHDGDGAYPAPVSAAAE, from the coding sequence ATGATCATCAGATCGCTCGACAGCATCACCGACACCGACCGCGATGTCAAAGGCGCCCTTGGCACCTGGCGCAGCAAGCGCCTGATCCTCGCAGACGACAATGTCGGCTTCTCGCTGCATGAAACAACCGTCTATCCGGGCACCGAAACCGATCTGTGGTACAAGCATCATGTCGAAGCGGTGCTGTGCGTCGAAGGCGAATGCGAGCTGACCAACCGCGACACCGGCGAGGTTTTCATGATCGGGCCGGGCGATATGTATCTGCTCGACAAGCATGACCGGCACACCTTGCGACCGAAAACCCGTTTTCGCGCCATCTGCGTGTTCAACCCGCCCGTGACCGGGCGAGAGGATCATGATGGTGACGGCGCTTACCCGGCGCCTGTTTCGGCCGCCGCGGAATAG
- the ectB gene encoding diaminobutyrate--2-oxoglutarate transaminase translates to MNMQRRSKSVFTRRESGARSYCRAFDTIFTSAQGSEMVDCEGRRYIDFLAGCSSLNYGHNDPDMKAALVDHICRDGLAHGLDLHTGTKAEFIQAFEEHVLQPRGLNHRLMFTGPTGANAVEAALKIARKATGRTNVIAFTNGFHGVTLGALAATGNAYHRGGGGLPLANVTHMPFDGYAEGLDSVGLLRKMLCDASSGLDAPAAFLLETVQGEGGLNVSGDRWLADIATLARETGALMIVDDIQAGCGRTTGFFSFERAGITPDIITLAKSISGFGLPMSLVLVRPEYDVLGPAEHNGTFRGNTHAFITARIAIEKFWAGGRFEKDIRRRSGIVERGLQKIAALVPGARLKGLGMMQGVDVGSGDLAAAICRAAFRQGLIIETSGPDDQVVKVLAPLTTPDEMLEAGLSILIEATRHAITAPRIAAE, encoded by the coding sequence ATGAACATGCAACGCCGTTCCAAGTCTGTCTTCACGCGTCGTGAATCCGGGGCGCGAAGTTACTGCCGGGCGTTCGACACCATATTCACGTCGGCGCAAGGGTCCGAAATGGTGGATTGTGAAGGCCGCCGCTACATCGACTTTCTGGCGGGATGTTCCTCGCTGAATTACGGACACAACGATCCCGATATGAAGGCAGCCCTGGTCGATCACATCTGCCGGGATGGGCTGGCCCACGGTCTTGATCTGCATACGGGCACCAAGGCCGAGTTCATCCAGGCCTTCGAGGAGCATGTTCTGCAACCCCGTGGGCTGAACCACCGGCTGATGTTTACCGGCCCGACCGGCGCCAACGCCGTCGAGGCCGCGCTCAAGATTGCACGCAAGGCCACCGGACGCACCAACGTGATCGCCTTCACCAACGGCTTTCACGGCGTCACCCTGGGCGCGCTTGCCGCAACCGGCAATGCCTATCATCGGGGCGGTGGCGGTCTGCCGCTCGCGAATGTCACCCACATGCCCTTCGATGGATATGCCGAAGGGTTGGATAGTGTGGGTCTGCTGCGGAAGATGCTTTGCGATGCGTCGTCCGGGCTGGATGCCCCGGCAGCCTTCCTTTTGGAAACCGTTCAGGGAGAGGGCGGGCTCAACGTCTCGGGTGACCGCTGGCTGGCCGATATCGCGACCCTGGCACGCGAGACCGGCGCCCTGATGATTGTCGATGACATTCAGGCCGGGTGCGGCAGGACAACGGGCTTCTTCTCGTTCGAGCGTGCCGGCATAACCCCCGACATCATCACGCTGGCCAAGTCGATCTCGGGGTTCGGCCTTCCCATGAGCCTTGTTCTGGTGCGGCCCGAATACGACGTGCTGGGACCGGCGGAACATAATGGCACCTTTCGCGGGAACACCCACGCCTTCATCACCGCACGTATCGCCATCGAAAAGTTCTGGGCTGGGGGCCGGTTCGAAAAGGATATCCGCCGCCGTTCCGGTATTGTGGAACGGGGCCTCCAGAAGATCGCCGCCCTTGTTCCGGGCGCGCGGCTCAAGGGTCTGGGGATGATGCAGGGCGTCGATGTCGGGTCCGGCGACCTCGCTGCCGCGATCTGCCGCGCGGCTTTCCGGCAGGGCCTGATCATCGAAACATCCGGTCCCGACGATCAGGTGGTCAAGGTTCTCGCCCCGCTGACCACGCCGGATGAGATGCTCGAAGCCGGATTGTCGATCCTGATCGAAGCCACGCGCCACGCCATCACCGCACCCCGCATCGCGGCGGAGTGA
- a CDS encoding aspartate kinase: MTHIVEKIGGTSMSRLNELCHTLFIRNGTPRYGRYFVVSAFAGITNLLLEHKKSGQPGVYMQLALNPDDRGWRDALSKTSHAMIAAHQAILSHPDDIDAATGFVQDRMRETRTCLADLKHLCSYGGFRLEEQLSRVREMLAGLGEMHSAYATTLFLRRHGLEARCVDLSGWRDKSNLALDDRIRKSIRDIDPEREMPIITGYAQCKSGLMQEFDRGYSEVTFSRLAAIIRAREAVIRKEYHLSSADPLLVGAGKARKIGHTSYDLADQMANLGMEAIHPSAARTLRQAKVPLRVTNVFEPEDPGTLINARDTETPAVEMIAGLDVFALEVFEQDEVDINLLDVAILNTIGDHGLRIVSKTINANTITHYVDAKPAAIDAVADDLGALYPNARISACKLVLISVLGHDLQGLSVPARALQALAKAGITPRCVLQGPRGVETQLILDAGLLETGIRSLHAELKEDVAKATTIAA, translated from the coding sequence ATGACCCATATCGTGGAAAAGATCGGCGGCACGTCGATGTCGCGCCTGAATGAGCTGTGTCACACGCTCTTTATCCGAAATGGCACTCCGCGATACGGTCGATATTTCGTGGTTTCGGCCTTTGCCGGGATCACCAACCTCCTGCTTGAGCACAAGAAGTCCGGCCAGCCGGGGGTCTATATGCAATTGGCGCTCAACCCGGATGATCGTGGGTGGCGCGATGCGCTCTCCAAAACGTCCCATGCCATGATCGCCGCGCACCAGGCGATCCTGTCGCATCCCGATGACATCGACGCCGCCACCGGATTCGTTCAAGACCGGATGCGGGAGACCCGAACCTGCCTCGCCGATCTGAAGCATTTGTGCTCTTACGGGGGCTTCCGTCTGGAGGAACAGCTTTCCCGCGTGCGGGAAATGCTGGCCGGCCTTGGGGAGATGCATTCCGCCTACGCCACCACGCTGTTCCTGCGTCGCCACGGGCTTGAGGCCCGATGTGTCGATCTGTCGGGCTGGCGGGACAAATCCAACCTGGCATTGGACGACCGGATCCGCAAAAGCATCCGCGATATCGACCCGGAACGCGAAATGCCCATCATCACGGGATATGCCCAGTGCAAAAGCGGTTTGATGCAAGAGTTCGACCGGGGATATTCAGAGGTGACCTTCTCCCGGCTCGCCGCCATCATAAGGGCCCGTGAGGCCGTCATCCGCAAGGAATATCATTTGTCCTCCGCCGATCCGCTTCTCGTCGGGGCCGGCAAGGCCCGCAAGATCGGCCATACAAGCTATGATCTGGCCGACCAGATGGCCAATCTGGGGATGGAGGCGATCCACCCCTCCGCCGCCCGGACCTTGCGCCAGGCCAAGGTGCCGCTGCGGGTCACCAACGTCTTTGAACCGGAAGATCCCGGTACCCTGATCAATGCCCGGGACACCGAAACCCCGGCGGTTGAGATGATCGCCGGGCTGGATGTCTTCGCGCTCGAAGTGTTCGAACAGGACGAGGTTGATATCAATCTTCTCGACGTGGCGATCCTGAACACGATCGGCGACCATGGCCTGCGCATCGTCTCGAAAACGATCAATGCCAATACGATCACGCATTATGTCGACGCCAAGCCCGCTGCCATCGACGCTGTCGCGGACGACCTTGGCGCGCTCTATCCAAATGCCCGCATTTCGGCCTGCAAGCTCGTTCTCATCTCTGTTCTGGGGCATGATCTGCAAGGATTGTCGGTCCCCGCACGCGCACTGCAAGCCCTGGCCAAGGCGGGTATCACGCCGCGTTGCGTGCTTCAGGGGCCGCGTGGCGTCGAGACGCAGCTGATCCTCGACGCGGGCCTGCTTGAGACAGGCATCCGAAGCCTGCATGCCGAACTCAAGGAAGATGTCGCCAAAGCGACCACAATCGCCGCCTAG